A window of the Vigna angularis cultivar LongXiaoDou No.4 chromosome 3, ASM1680809v1, whole genome shotgun sequence genome harbors these coding sequences:
- the LOC108325216 gene encoding geraniol 8-hydroxylase — translation MDTVATTTLIFMLACAIMHALRSLHARRRNSNYKIPPGPSLLTIIRNSRQLYKKPQQTMAKLAKFYGPIMRFTIGQSTTIVISSTVAAQEILQTHDTLFSDRTNPDVTTSYNHNHYSLVFLPVSPLWQELRKICHGNLFSVKTLDASQDLRRRKLQELLSDIRQNSLDGEVVDVGRAAFMACINFLSYTFVSKDFVPSVGNGEYKHVVGTLLKATGTPNLVDYFPFLRVFDPQGIRRHTTNYIDKLFDVLDPIIDERLKMRQEENYVTSHDMLDILLDISQKSSENIHRKQIKHLFLDLLVAGTDTTAYGLERTMTELMHNPEAMRKVKKELAEVIGVGKAVDESDVARLPYMQAVIKESLRMHPPAPLLLPRRAKIDVEVCGWTVPKGAQVLINEWAIGRSPEVWEDAHVFSPERFLDSDIDVKGRHFKLTPFGSGRRICPGSPLAVRMLHLMLGSLVNCFDWKLENNMEPKDMDMDESLRAIPVPI, via the exons ATGGACACTGTAGCCACTACTACACTGATCTTCATGTTGGCATGTGCCATCATGCATGCTCTTCGTTCACTGCATGCAAGGAGAAGAAATTCGAACTACAAGATTCCACCGGGACCGTCCCTTCTCACCATCATCAGAAACTCTCGTCAACTGTACAAAAAGCCACAGCAGACAATGGCCAAGCTTGCCAAATTCTATGGCCCCATAATGCGTTTCACCATCGGCCAATCAACCACCATAGTAATCTCTTCCACAGTCGCAGCCCAAGAAATTCTCCAAACCCATGACACCCTATTCTCGGACAGAACAAACCCCGACGTCACAACATCGTACAACCACAACCATTACAGCTTGGTCTTTCTCCCTGTCTCGCCCCTCTGGCAAGAACTGAGAAAAATTTGCCACGGAAACTTGTTTTCCGTCAAAACCCTTGACGCAAGTCAAGACCTTAGACGCAGGAAACTGCAAGAACTGCTGAGTGATATCCGCCAAAATAGCCTCGACGGCGAAGTGGTGGACGTCGGAAGAGCAGCATTCATGGCCTGCATTAACTTTTTGTCTTACACTTTTGTGTCAAAAGATTTTGTTCCCTCTGTAGGTAATGGTGAGTACAAGCACGTCGTGGGGACTCTCTTGAAAGCAACGGGAACACCGAACTTGGTGGATTACTTCCCGTTCTTGAGGGTGTTCGATCCACAAGGCATAAGAAGACACACCACGAATTACATAGACAAGTTGTTCGATGTGTTGGACCCCATAATCGATgaacggttgaagatgaggCAAGAGGAGAATTATGTCACCAGCCATGATATGCTTGATATCTTGCTTGATATTTCTCAAAAGAGCAGCGAGAATATACACAGAAAGCAGATCAAACATTTATTCCTT GATCTACTGGTTGCGGGGACCGATACGACGGCGTACGGCTTAGAACGGACAATGACGGAGCTAATGCACAACCCGGAGGCGATGCGGAAGGTGAAGAAGGAGTTGGCGGAAGTGATCGGAGTGGGGAAGGCGGTGGATGAATCGGACGTAGCAAGGCTTCCGTATATGCAAGCGGTGATAAAAGAGAGTCTTCGCATGCACCCACCAGCGCCGCTTCTGCTTCCGCGAAGGGCGAAAATAGACGTGGAAGTGTGCGGGTGGACGGTGCCAAAGGGTGCTCAGGTGCTGATAAACGAGTGGGCCATAGGGAGGAGCCCGGAGGTGTGGGAGGATGCGCATGTGTTCTCGCCGGAGAGATTCTTGGACTCTGACATCGACGTGAAAGGTCGACACTTTAAGCTGACACCCTTCGGCAGTGGAAGACGCATCTGCCCTGGCTCTCCACTCGCCGTGAGAATGTTGCACCTCATGCTGGGCTCTCTTGTCAACTGCTTCGATTGGAAACTCGAAAACAACATGGAACCTAAGGATATGGACATGGATGAATCGCTTAGGGCAATTCCTGTTCCTATCTAA